In Patulibacter sp. SYSU D01012, a single window of DNA contains:
- a CDS encoding LytR C-terminal domain-containing protein — protein sequence MTFEVPALAAGFASKFDTIGPYVGFASLIAVVAMAVLVFAQGRELQRLREWAGTSPERLTSLEQRIDDELRQARPNGAVNRFPGQAAGAAVPAAAAQGATAARPAAPGAPPAPPGTPGAPVGAPGGAAAPGQPAPGTPGATPRPTPPRPGAPVGAGGQATRVVPAAGGPGAATAAGRAASANARSRTAGSGDGGGSDRSIPQLIGVAAVGLVVVVAILFALGVFGGGDDPKDQADRGTAAATRTAKDEPTQRFSPADTNVTVLNASGTDGLARTVSQILDNRRFEMGEASNYTVNGAPKSEATTTVEYKAGSGSRQRRQAALAIAGILKLSSRQVKAMSADTRSAVQDIPDVVVIVGADYARKNPQGVQPDSGASTTTPSGSSSGGAAGTSGSGAAGGTTNGATGGSTGGSTGSGGATGSGAAGGTTDGGVDGGAGGTTDGAAGAADGSGTGALTP from the coding sequence ATGACCTTCGAGGTCCCCGCGCTGGCGGCCGGTTTCGCGAGCAAATTCGACACGATCGGGCCGTACGTCGGCTTCGCCTCGCTCATCGCCGTCGTCGCCATGGCCGTCCTCGTGTTCGCGCAGGGACGCGAGCTGCAGCGCCTGCGCGAATGGGCCGGGACCTCGCCCGAGCGGCTGACGTCGCTCGAGCAGCGCATCGACGACGAGCTGCGCCAGGCGCGGCCGAACGGCGCGGTCAACCGCTTCCCCGGCCAGGCGGCGGGCGCCGCCGTGCCGGCCGCCGCGGCCCAGGGCGCCACCGCCGCCCGGCCCGCGGCCCCCGGCGCGCCGCCCGCGCCGCCCGGCACCCCGGGCGCGCCCGTCGGCGCCCCGGGCGGGGCCGCCGCGCCCGGCCAGCCGGCCCCCGGCACCCCGGGTGCGACGCCGCGCCCCACCCCGCCGCGGCCCGGCGCCCCGGTCGGCGCCGGCGGCCAGGCCACGCGCGTGGTCCCGGCCGCCGGCGGGCCCGGCGCGGCGACCGCCGCGGGCCGCGCCGCCAGCGCGAACGCCCGGTCCCGCACCGCGGGCTCCGGCGACGGCGGCGGCTCCGACCGCTCCATCCCGCAGCTCATCGGCGTCGCGGCCGTCGGCCTCGTCGTCGTCGTGGCGATCCTCTTCGCCCTCGGCGTCTTCGGCGGCGGCGACGACCCGAAGGACCAGGCCGACCGCGGGACCGCCGCGGCGACGCGCACCGCGAAGGACGAGCCGACGCAGCGGTTCAGCCCGGCCGACACGAACGTCACCGTCCTCAACGCGTCCGGCACCGACGGGCTCGCGCGGACGGTCAGCCAGATCCTGGACAACCGCCGCTTCGAGATGGGCGAGGCCAGCAACTACACGGTCAACGGCGCGCCGAAGTCCGAGGCGACGACGACCGTCGAGTACAAGGCTGGATCCGGCTCGCGGCAGCGGCGCCAGGCCGCGCTGGCGATCGCGGGGATCCTCAAGCTCTCCAGCCGCCAGGTGAAGGCGATGAGCGCCGACACGCGGTCGGCGGTGCAGGACATCCCGGACGTCGTCGTCATCGTCGGCGCCGACTACGCGCGGAAGAACCCGCAGGGCGTGCAGCCCGACAGCGGCGCGAGCACGACCACGCCGTCGGGCTCCTCGTCGGGCGGGGCGGCCGGCACGTCCGGGTCCGGGGCCGCCGGCGGGACGACGAACGGCGCCACGGGCGGCAGCACCGGCGGGTCGACCGGGTCCGGCGGCGCGACCGGGTCCGGCGCCGCCGGCGGCACCACGGACGGCGGCGTCGACGGCGGGGCCGGCGGGACGACCGACGGCGCCGCGGGCGCGGCTGACGGCAGCGGCACCGGCGCCCTGACGCCGTAG
- a CDS encoding nucleoside-diphosphate sugar epimerase/dehydratase — protein sequence MRRRPAALTFHRLTPLQALVDFVLAVAAYWLSFRLRFDLRHVSEASPKFSNLFNHTWFLVGISVVLAIWALGGYHRPWRHTDGHDDFRAGQGVVLGLLLFLGLNGIVQPATWPSSQGITTTYPPPSIYGAAIVAGILFVVGVRVVVRAVAERRFLFGTRGSGRTALIVGAGEGGRLVLREMVRNPQLGLRPAGFVDDDEQKQRTRVDGVRVLGRIADLPRVIDEVEPDEIIIAIPSAPGTLRAEVLRAGRHRGVPVRTLPTVFELLQAGPGAAVRQVREVRVEDVLGRDPVVMELDRVGAYLRGETVLVTGAGGSIGSELCRQIARVGPARLILLDHAEDNLFRIERELLEDRQVPEGTVASVIADVKEGERIREVLAEHAPTVVFHAAAYKHVGLMELNPVEAVRNNSIATRLMARLCGEAGVGRFVLVSTDKAVRPATVMGASKALAELAVESAAQRWTGTRYSCVRFGNVLGSSGSVVPIFQRQIAKGGPVTVTDPGMTRYFMTIPEAVQLVIQAGSLGSTGEILVLDMGEPVKILQLAHDMIELSGLKPDEDIAIEIVGPRPGEKLHEELFNPFETPRSTGTSRIRAADREKFAPDVVENMFDEIALLVLEGDARGVATKVAELRETHAGPAKAGTTRDVDPSASAYTGPL from the coding sequence ATGCGCCGTCGCCCCGCAGCGCTGACGTTCCACCGGCTGACGCCCCTGCAGGCGCTGGTCGACTTCGTGCTGGCCGTCGCGGCGTACTGGCTGTCCTTCCGCCTGCGGTTCGACCTGCGGCACGTCTCCGAGGCGTCGCCGAAGTTCTCCAACCTGTTCAACCACACCTGGTTCCTCGTCGGGATCAGCGTGGTCCTCGCGATCTGGGCGCTCGGGGGCTACCACCGGCCGTGGCGGCACACCGACGGCCACGACGACTTCCGCGCCGGCCAGGGCGTCGTCCTGGGCCTGCTGCTGTTCCTGGGCCTGAACGGGATCGTGCAGCCCGCGACGTGGCCGAGCTCGCAGGGGATCACCACGACGTACCCGCCGCCGAGCATCTACGGCGCGGCGATCGTCGCCGGGATCCTCTTCGTCGTCGGCGTCCGCGTGGTCGTCCGGGCCGTCGCCGAGCGGCGCTTCCTCTTCGGCACCCGCGGGTCGGGGCGCACCGCGCTGATCGTCGGCGCCGGCGAGGGCGGCCGGCTGGTGCTGCGCGAGATGGTCCGCAACCCGCAGCTGGGCCTGCGCCCGGCCGGCTTCGTGGACGACGACGAGCAGAAGCAGCGCACCCGCGTGGACGGCGTGCGGGTGCTCGGCCGGATCGCCGACCTGCCGCGCGTCATCGACGAGGTCGAGCCCGACGAGATCATCATCGCCATCCCCTCCGCGCCGGGCACGCTGCGTGCCGAGGTGCTGCGCGCCGGCCGCCACCGGGGGGTGCCGGTCCGCACGCTGCCGACGGTCTTCGAGCTGCTGCAGGCCGGACCCGGCGCCGCGGTCCGCCAGGTGCGCGAGGTGCGCGTCGAGGACGTCCTGGGCCGCGATCCCGTCGTGATGGAGCTGGACCGCGTCGGCGCGTACCTGCGCGGCGAGACCGTCCTGGTCACGGGCGCCGGCGGGTCGATCGGCTCCGAGCTCTGCCGCCAGATCGCCCGCGTCGGCCCCGCGCGGCTGATCCTGCTCGACCACGCCGAGGACAACCTCTTCCGCATCGAGCGCGAGCTGCTCGAGGACCGCCAGGTGCCCGAGGGGACCGTCGCGTCGGTCATCGCGGACGTGAAGGAGGGGGAGCGGATCCGCGAGGTGCTCGCCGAGCACGCGCCGACCGTCGTCTTCCACGCCGCCGCGTACAAGCACGTCGGGCTGATGGAGCTCAACCCCGTCGAGGCGGTGCGCAACAACTCGATTGCCACCCGCCTGATGGCGCGGCTGTGCGGCGAGGCCGGCGTCGGGCGCTTCGTGCTCGTCTCGACGGACAAGGCCGTCCGGCCCGCGACGGTCATGGGCGCGAGCAAGGCGCTCGCCGAGCTCGCCGTCGAGAGCGCCGCCCAGCGCTGGACGGGCACCCGGTACTCGTGCGTGCGCTTCGGCAACGTCCTGGGCTCGAGCGGCTCGGTCGTCCCGATCTTCCAGCGACAGATCGCCAAGGGCGGCCCCGTCACGGTCACCGACCCGGGGATGACCCGGTACTTCATGACGATCCCCGAGGCCGTGCAGCTGGTCATCCAGGCCGGATCGCTCGGCTCGACGGGCGAGATCCTGGTGCTGGACATGGGCGAGCCGGTGAAGATCCTGCAGCTCGCGCACGACATGATCGAGCTGTCCGGCCTGAAGCCCGACGAGGACATCGCGATCGAGATCGTCGGCCCCCGACCGGGCGAGAAGCTCCACGAGGAGCTGTTCAACCCGTTCGAGACGCCGCGGTCCACGGGGACCAGCCGGATCCGCGCCGCGGACCGCGAGAAGTTCGCCCCGGACGTGGTCGAGAACATGTTCGACGAGATCGCGCTGCTCGTCCTCGAGGGCGACGCGCGCGGGGTCGCGACGAAGGTCGCCGAGCTGCGGGAGACGCACGCGGGACCGGCGAAGGCCGGTACCACGCGTGACGTCGATCCCAGCGCGAGCGCCTACACTGGTCCGCTATGA
- a CDS encoding histidine phosphatase family protein — translation MILLARHGRTAYNAEGRFQGQGPVPLDAHGREQAFALADVVAARGDVVRMVASPLTRAMETAAIIAARTGLAPEVDPGLAETHTGDWTDRTYADVIAAEGEEAYARFRRLEPDFGAPGGETFAAQLDRVLAAIDRIRAAAPADGATLVVCHGNVIRLLLRHERGVAPAHEDIDNTHLEAL, via the coding sequence ATGATCCTGCTCGCTCGCCACGGCCGCACGGCCTACAACGCCGAGGGCCGCTTCCAGGGCCAGGGGCCCGTCCCCCTCGACGCGCACGGGCGGGAGCAGGCGTTCGCGCTGGCCGACGTCGTCGCGGCGCGCGGCGACGTGGTGCGCATGGTCGCCAGCCCGCTGACCCGGGCGATGGAGACCGCGGCGATCATCGCCGCCCGCACCGGCCTGGCGCCCGAGGTCGACCCCGGCCTGGCCGAGACCCACACGGGCGACTGGACCGACCGCACGTACGCGGACGTCATCGCCGCCGAGGGGGAGGAGGCCTACGCGCGCTTCCGCCGCCTGGAGCCCGACTTCGGCGCGCCCGGCGGCGAGACGTTCGCCGCGCAGCTGGACCGCGTGCTGGCGGCGATCGACCGCATCCGCGCGGCCGCGCCCGCCGACGGCGCCACGCTCGTCGTCTGCCACGGCAACGTCATCCGCCTGCTGCTGCGCCACGAGCGCGGCGTCGCCCCGGCGCACGAGGACATCGACAACACGCACCTCGAGGCGCTGTGA
- a CDS encoding O-antigen ligase family protein yields the protein MATTLALTAVTLAAALALLLRAPHGRAGAMAVALVGAPIILAAQVWTTGPVERLRDHVPVLVGVVALGLAVLVAGAWAFRRWPLAVPLSVALVLPFRLPIEVGDGPPVNLLLPLYLVTGAAALAWTWERAQADPDEEPTDPRATLADAVLLLFVVLYAVGSAWSGDQDKAVEQVAFFYVPFALLYVVLRTVPWTARLAARCLGVATGVALVLAGIGFYEYATKHVLLNPRVVASNQIEDAFRVNSLFFDPNIYGRFLALVILGITAHLLWTRRGRDVAAATALLAVLLAAIVLTYSQTSFVALLVGLAVLGGLRFGPWKAFGALVAVALVGVVLVLAAPSALHLDGLSEGSLDDATSGRVALTGGGIGLFADHPVWGVGSGGFARAYRAAEHSGAQSAVDASHTIPITIAAEQGLIGLAAYVLLLVVLLRRLLRDAEDSAARAGVVAMVIALVVHTMGYAAFLEDPVLWVLLAAGVSLAPAPGPRLRRRDRRRDEERRRRREAAGQAAAGSAPAPGA from the coding sequence ATGGCGACGACTCTCGCGCTGACGGCGGTCACGCTGGCCGCCGCCCTGGCCCTGCTGCTGCGCGCCCCGCACGGGCGCGCCGGCGCGATGGCCGTGGCGCTCGTCGGCGCGCCGATCATCCTCGCCGCCCAGGTGTGGACGACGGGCCCCGTCGAGCGGCTGCGCGACCACGTGCCCGTGCTCGTCGGCGTCGTCGCGCTCGGCCTGGCGGTCCTCGTCGCCGGGGCCTGGGCCTTCCGCCGCTGGCCGCTCGCGGTCCCGCTGTCGGTGGCGCTCGTCCTGCCGTTCCGCCTGCCGATCGAGGTCGGCGACGGCCCGCCGGTCAACCTGCTGCTGCCGCTGTACCTGGTCACCGGCGCGGCCGCCCTCGCGTGGACGTGGGAGCGGGCGCAGGCCGACCCGGACGAGGAGCCGACCGATCCGCGGGCGACCCTCGCCGACGCGGTGCTCCTCCTCTTCGTCGTCCTCTACGCCGTCGGGTCCGCGTGGTCGGGCGACCAGGACAAGGCGGTCGAGCAGGTCGCGTTCTTCTACGTGCCCTTCGCGCTGCTCTACGTCGTCCTGCGCACCGTGCCGTGGACCGCGCGCCTGGCCGCGCGGTGCCTGGGCGTCGCCACCGGCGTCGCGCTCGTCCTGGCGGGCATCGGCTTCTACGAGTACGCGACGAAGCACGTCCTGCTCAACCCGCGCGTCGTCGCGTCGAACCAGATCGAGGACGCGTTCCGCGTCAACTCGCTCTTCTTCGACCCCAACATCTACGGCCGCTTCCTGGCGCTCGTCATCCTGGGGATCACCGCGCACCTGCTGTGGACGCGCAGGGGCCGGGACGTGGCGGCGGCCACGGCGCTGCTCGCCGTGCTGCTGGCCGCGATCGTCCTGACGTACTCGCAGACGAGCTTCGTCGCGCTGCTCGTCGGCCTGGCGGTGCTGGGCGGCCTGCGGTTCGGCCCGTGGAAGGCGTTCGGCGCGCTCGTCGCCGTCGCGCTGGTGGGCGTCGTCCTGGTGCTCGCGGCGCCGAGCGCCCTGCACCTGGACGGCCTGAGCGAGGGCAGCCTGGACGACGCCACGTCGGGGCGCGTCGCGCTGACCGGCGGCGGCATCGGCCTGTTCGCCGACCACCCCGTGTGGGGCGTCGGCTCGGGCGGCTTCGCCCGCGCCTATCGCGCCGCCGAGCACTCGGGGGCGCAGTCCGCCGTCGACGCGTCGCACACCATCCCGATCACGATCGCCGCCGAGCAGGGCCTGATCGGCCTGGCCGCGTACGTGCTGCTGCTCGTCGTCCTGCTGCGGCGCCTGCTGCGCGACGCCGAGGACTCCGCGGCGCGCGCCGGCGTCGTCGCGATGGTCATCGCCCTCGTGGTGCACACGATGGGCTACGCCGCCTTCCTCGAGGACCCGGTGCTGTGGGTGCTGCTCGCCGCCGGGGTCTCGCTGGCGCCCGCCCCCGGGCCCCGGCTCCGCCGCCGCGACCGCCGGCGGGACGAGGAGCGCCGCCGGCGCCGCGAGGCCGCCGGCCAGGCCGCGGCGGGGTCGGCGCCCGCCCCGGGCGCGTGA
- a CDS encoding N,N-dimethylformamidase beta subunit family domain-containing protein: MTRAARIVFLLLVVATAASFFVAQRLKNQPAVFQGVYYSPVLSPNGDGRYERLKLRFRIKRSTPVTVEVVNTDNEAVATLARDRPAQKYKRIALEWDGRNDDGRLVKDGRYRIKFTLPEEGRSVVWQKASFAVQTAPPEPRVRRIVGIPPRRTTALLPSVGGDPVEAVVTLRGWEPSARVVRTGPGTPRVVRTLAVEDVARPSTGTRLRDPRDGKRYRRADAGRVRWDGKTDDGRPAPDGTYVIQVCVRNRAGVLGCGPRASGKDGLPAPDEDGRGRLRGNGGVTVRRLGVQPSPVPVKAGNRIGFYVDSRGAAYDWTLRRVGTRRPVASGRSRKPALKVSPRSSRAGVYRLTVTANGRRVTVPALAGDARRQSVLVVLPGITWQGLNAVDDDGDGLANTLTGAETSRASRIRSERVMAGLPAGFDAAVQPAIEWLVRHRKRFEVTTDLALAQGRGPKLDGHKGVLLVGEARWTTPQNGEALRAYVRRGGVVAGLDPSGLRRGVELAQDGGQLREPGPFEATNALGVRSKGAVRLDGPPQNDKDDIGLFDGTDGRFDGYPVGWPAEGVEGGQAVATAVDRRDHVIIAAYKIGDGFLIRTGLPTFAGRLARDADTSDLMESAWRRLSR, encoded by the coding sequence GTGACCCGCGCCGCGCGCATCGTCTTCCTGCTGCTCGTCGTCGCGACGGCCGCCTCGTTCTTCGTCGCGCAGCGGCTGAAGAACCAGCCCGCCGTCTTCCAGGGCGTCTACTACTCCCCGGTCCTCTCGCCGAACGGCGACGGCCGCTACGAGCGGCTCAAGCTGCGCTTCAGGATCAAGCGCTCGACGCCGGTCACCGTCGAGGTCGTCAACACCGACAACGAGGCCGTGGCGACGCTCGCCCGCGACCGGCCGGCGCAGAAGTACAAGCGCATCGCGCTCGAGTGGGACGGGCGCAACGACGACGGCCGGCTCGTCAAGGACGGCCGCTACCGCATCAAGTTCACGCTGCCGGAGGAGGGGCGCAGCGTCGTCTGGCAGAAGGCCTCGTTCGCCGTGCAGACCGCGCCCCCCGAGCCGCGCGTCCGCCGGATCGTCGGCATTCCGCCGCGCCGGACCACCGCCCTGCTGCCGTCCGTGGGCGGCGACCCCGTCGAGGCGGTCGTGACGCTGCGCGGCTGGGAGCCCAGCGCGCGGGTGGTGCGCACCGGCCCCGGCACGCCGCGCGTCGTGCGGACGCTCGCGGTCGAGGACGTCGCCCGCCCGTCGACCGGCACCCGCCTGCGCGACCCGCGCGACGGCAAGCGCTACCGCCGGGCCGACGCCGGCCGCGTGCGCTGGGACGGGAAGACCGACGACGGACGGCCCGCCCCCGACGGCACGTACGTCATCCAGGTCTGCGTGCGCAACCGGGCCGGGGTGCTGGGCTGCGGCCCGCGCGCGTCCGGCAAGGACGGCCTGCCCGCGCCGGACGAGGACGGCCGCGGCCGCCTGCGCGGCAACGGCGGCGTCACCGTCCGCCGGCTGGGCGTGCAGCCGAGCCCCGTGCCGGTCAAGGCCGGCAACCGCATCGGCTTCTACGTCGACAGCCGCGGGGCGGCCTACGACTGGACGCTGCGCCGCGTCGGCACCCGCCGGCCCGTCGCGAGCGGCCGCAGCCGCAAGCCGGCGCTGAAGGTCAGCCCCCGCTCGTCGCGCGCCGGCGTCTACCGCCTGACCGTGACGGCGAACGGCCGGCGCGTGACCGTGCCCGCCCTCGCCGGCGACGCGCGCCGCCAGAGCGTCCTCGTCGTCCTGCCGGGCATCACCTGGCAGGGGCTGAACGCCGTCGACGACGACGGCGACGGGCTGGCGAACACGCTCACCGGCGCCGAGACCAGCCGCGCCAGCCGCATCCGCTCCGAGCGCGTGATGGCCGGGCTGCCCGCCGGCTTCGACGCCGCCGTGCAGCCCGCGATCGAGTGGCTCGTCCGCCACCGCAAGCGCTTCGAGGTGACCACCGACCTGGCGCTCGCGCAGGGCCGCGGGCCGAAGCTCGACGGCCACAAGGGCGTCCTGCTGGTCGGCGAGGCGCGCTGGACGACGCCGCAGAACGGCGAGGCGCTGCGCGCGTACGTGCGCCGCGGCGGCGTGGTGGCCGGGCTGGACCCGTCCGGCCTGCGGCGCGGCGTCGAGCTGGCGCAGGACGGCGGGCAGCTGCGCGAGCCCGGGCCGTTCGAGGCCACGAACGCGCTCGGCGTCCGCTCGAAGGGCGCGGTGCGCCTGGACGGCCCGCCGCAGAACGACAAGGACGACATCGGCCTGTTCGACGGCACCGACGGGCGCTTCGACGGCTACCCCGTCGGCTGGCCCGCCGAGGGCGTGGAGGGCGGGCAGGCCGTCGCCACCGCGGTCGACCGCCGCGACCACGTGATCATCGCGGCGTACAAGATCGGCGACGGCTTCCTCATCCGCACCGGCCTGCCGACGTTCGCCGGGCGGCTGGCCCGCGACGCCGACACCTCCGACCTGATGGAGTCCGCATGGCGACGACTCTCGCGCTGA